The sequence GCCAGGGCGCACAACACGCTGCCAAAGGGGCTGCTTTGGGATCCTTTCTCTAAAACCCACCCCTCTGCGCCTTTCCAGGAACCACCCCAATCCCTGCCGCTCCTCATCCCCCGCGTGCGTGGGCCTCCGTGCCGGCGCTCAGCCGGGGCGAGCCCGCCCGGCTAAATTGGATCCAGACGCGAGGCCGCGCGCAGCCCCGTTTGCTCAGGCCGGGGTTATTTTGGCTGCCGGCTTTATCGGCCGCCAGGAATGCGGCTGGCAGGCTCTGCCGTGCGGCGTGTCAGGCCGGGGCTTCGCGAGGTTGTGGCTGCGCCGCGAGGGGAGCTGATAAGGcggaggaggagaggggccgCAGGGCGCCCGGGGGCGAGCGGGGCCCCTGCTCCGGGGAGccggggaggagagggaggtgctCAGCACTGGGGCTGAGCGCTGGCAGCCGCCTTTCCAGccctctccccacctctccccGCCTGTAAATCTCGTGGAGATGACAAACCGCGGAGGGGGATTTGGGCTCGCTCCCAGCAGACGTGCCGAGCGCGAGCCGCGCTCTCCCTGCGGCGCAACcgcccggcacggcacggcacggcaggGCGCGATGCTCGGGCAGGCAGGACGGGGaggtggggatttgggggtcaCAAGGGTCCCCCCAGGAGGCAGAGCCTGCGCAGGGGGGCTGCACGCTTGGTTTAGGACCAACAGACCCCAAATGGCACggcacccagccctgccggCACCGGCTGTGGCAGGAGGGGTGCCAGGCTGGCACGGCGGCCGCGGCCACGAGCCGTGCACGGGCAGCCCGGCGCAGCAGCAGCTCGTTTAGGGTTTTTGAGGAAGCAATCAGTGGGCGGGCAGGAAGCTCATACCATTCATTACTGACGCCGGGCCGGCAGGAAGGGGAGCGCGTGCCCTGCCGTGCCCCGCCGCGGGGGCCCCTTGCCTGCTGAGCCAGCCCCACGCATCCCTGGGCACCCCAAAATGGGGCAGGAGCGTGGCCCgaggtggggcagggggggacaGCCCCCATGTGCCCAGCCCCGACATCCTGCAGTACCCGCAGCCACCGCGGCCCCACAGACAGCTGCGCCCCTACACAGCGTCCCCAGGGGCAAGGGTAGGAAGGGAATCACTGCCCTCATTCACCCCGCTTTCTCCTCCATGTCATTGAGCTCATTTGGGGGCTTTCTCATCCCAAACCCCGAGCAGGTGAGGACTCTGTGACCACATAAACCTTGTTCTGAAGGCACGGGGCAGCAGCCGGGCAGATACCATGTGGCACAGCCCAGTTTAGCCACTTGTGCTGGATGTGTCCCCTGGTGTCCTGCACATTCTGGGCTGGGGGCACTCCTGGCCCTCCTCCCCAGTCCCTGCCCGGGGGCTGAGTCCCCAGCGGTGCCCAGGGGAGGCGGTGGCAGGACCCATGGGTGGCCCCGGCCCCTCTCCGCGCCGCCGTCCTCACATGCCGCCTTCTGCCTCTTTCCTTGCCCGTCGCTGCCTTTGAATCAGGTTTTGTCTCCCCTCCGGCCCCCTTTAATTGGATcaaggagcagcaggaaggggcCTCAATAGGTTATTGTTGCCCTAAATTGTAACCAGCACCGGTGGGGTTGGGTTACGGGCTCAGACGTGGGGTCAGCGGCCAGACCCCGCTGCCGCACGCCCGCAGCCCCGGGCCGGTGCCGCCTTGGTGCCGGGGCTGCCGAGAACAGTGGCTCCCTTGTTGTGCCACCCAAACCTTCCCCTGCAGAGCcggcagcctccagcccctgccacaACCCTCTCGGGGCTGGGCCGAGGTGACCGGGTCTTACAGAGTGTCCCAAAAAGTCCCGAaatgctgggagagctggggaagaGCTTTTGGGAAGGCGGAGCGCTGGGGCCTGGTGGGGCCGGCCGGGTTTGTGCTGCCCTTTGCAGTGCAAAGTCCAGCAGCGCCGGGAGGTGCCCGTGGCGTGTTTGCTTGGGTTGGGATTTGGAGGGCCCCGGGTGCTTCCCCGCGGGGACGCTGACCCAGGCAGCGCTCTGTGCTCATCAtccttccctcctccagcccctggtGCTCCCCGCGGGGTGGGACCCGGCTCTGCACAGCCTGCGAGTGGCCGGGGCTGGAGCACGAGCCCTTTCCGAGCCCTTCCCAAGCCCTTCCCGACGGCGTTGCTCACCCGGCCACGAGGCTCCAGCTCTCGTGCATGCTGAGCCACCAGCCcgctgtcccctgtccccatttATTGGCTTTTATGGGATTTCTGCAGCAGATTCTGCTGTGTTCCCCGTGCCCTGAGCCCAGCGGGGCTCCCCTGTGCCATGCGGCTCGTCCCAGGGGTGCGCCCATGCCACTTGGGGTGACTTTTACCCCAAATCCCCGtgctggcagcaccagcaccaccatgTCCCGTCCCAGTCTGGCCATGAAGCCACAAATGCTGGCTATTTCTGGGACTCAGGAGCCATTTTCTATGATTTTGGGTAGCACGGACATTTCGGGGGTCTCCAACAGCTTCCACCCCAGTGGCAAGGCCTTGGTGGCAGAGCCCTGAGCAGGACAGgtccccctccccgtccccgtgcCACAGGCATCCCTGGAGAGCCCTGCCCTcgccccctctgcccccaggcCCGTGCTGCTCCACAAGAAAAGGGCttttccctctgctccagccagcccctggctgctgccacAGGACGCAAGGAAGGACAGAAGCCACCCGACCAGGTGCCAGCCCCGGCGGGGACCGTCCCCGCATGGTGGCGGGGACAGACGCTTCCCCGTGGCCGCACGAAGGGGTTAAGCAAAGCCAGGGTGcctgcccagccccgcagcctgcCCCGCTAATTGCACCGTGTAAAAATAGCCCAGTGCTTGCGCGGCCGCTCCAGCGGGAAGGCGGCGAGCGGCGTAATTGCCGAAATCGCTCCCAGATGGGCCACAGCCTCGTCCCGGGCCTCGCGCTGGCCCGCAGCCGCCTCCGCGGGCGACCAGcgctccccagccctggccccgTCAGCTTTCCAGGAAGCCAGCAATATTTCTGCCTTTCCACAAGCTCTTCCTGGCAGCAAATGCTCTGCAGCAGcgcggggggggctgcgggacaCTTGCACGCACACCCTGGCTCCCCGTGGGCATCCTTCACCCTGGGGTAAGGGGACGGGGACCCAGCACCCCCTTCATGGCCCTACAAAGGCTGCGTGTCCTGCTGAGGCTCTGCTCCAGccatggggacattggggacctGGCACGGGCTCCCTGGGCTGCTCGCGtgctggggacaccgggacTTGCCCTTGTGCAGCTCGTGGTGCTCTTCACTGGGCCCCCATCCTGCTGGTGGCTTCTGCCCAGGGCTCTCGGTTAGCCGAGAACAGCGAGAGGGAtttttttggtttcatttcagGGGGTTTTGCAATCCTTCCCCTGCGCTGATTCAGCTCGGAGGAATTAGCAGCGCCGCACAATGTGCTGCGCTCatctgctcctggggctgcggTGGAGCTGGCAGTGGCCGGGGGGGACTTTTGTGCTGGGGCTAGGGAAGCCGTGAGGGCTTGGGGGGGAGCTGCGAGGACATTTTTTGGGTGCCTCTGAGCTCCTGCAGAGCCACACGGGTGCAGACGTGGGCGCTGGGTATCACAGCGGGTCCGAGCACTGCGCTGTGCCAAGCTGCGCCGAGCCCCGAGCCTGGCAAACCTTGAGCAAGTGGGAAAAGTCCCTTCCTTGGGAGGGGGGCACATCGTGAAGCCAGGAAGgagcaaaacagcaaaacagcagctcCGGTGGGAGCGTGACCCTTGGAAGGGGATGTGGCTGTGCCAATGCTTGGATGTGGGAGAGGGATTTGTGCTCCCTCCCCGCCCTCTCCAGCCGGGGCGGTGAAGGATGGGGCTGCCTGAAAGCGGGGAGGGGATTTTTCAGCGAGGTCCTGGAGCCGTAGGAATacagggagggaaaaggaaggggcCAGGAGGGAAGAGGCGTGATGGCTCCTGGCGTGATGGCGCTGGGGCTGAGCCCGTCCCTGCGCCCGTCCCGGCTCGGGGGCTGCGGCAGCGACCATCCGGAGGCACCCGGCACGGGGCTTGCGCTCCGCCAGGGAGttttctgctctcctcctcctcgcagggCTGGAAAATATACAAAGCTCgcagtgaaaatatttacacaGCAGCAATTTTCAGAGGAATTTGGGATGttaatttgaaaaatctgtGGGGAGAGAACCACAATGGGCCCTTTGAGCGGGCGAGCGTGGCCCTCGCGCCTGCCCGCCCGCGCCGGAGAGGGGCCCCCGCTGCCACTGCGCCGGCCCTAATGGGAGCCAGCCCTGCCGGAAACCCACCTGGGAGCCGGGGGGGCCGCTCCAGACAGcccccgctgccgccccgcGCCCCTAATTGCATCCAGAGCACGCACGGGACCGGGTcagggccacatcctgcagcagcgCGGTGCGCACGGGGGTCCCGGtaggctgggagggggctgcagggcgctCACCTGAGCCGCCAGCccgggggggcagcagcccccttgGGTGGTGTCCCCTCGGTAACCCCTTGGGCAGCCGGCCCGCCGCAGCTCTGCTCGCTGCGGTGGTGGCGGCGCTTCAGCCCGCTTTGCTCATTTTCTCCAAATAAAACATACCTCCGCGGGCAGGGACCCAACCTGGAAAATTCCAGCCCGAAAGATAAAGGATTGGAAAACGATTAAAACCAGAGGTTGGAGCAGAAAGCACTTGGCAGCGGCAACCTGCCTCGCGCCGGCCCCAAGCCTCCCCCCCCACTGCAACCAGCGCACGAACACGGCTGTTCAAGGGGCCGGGGGGCTCGCACCCAGGAGGGGGGGCCCAGCACGGGCTGCCTGAGCCCTGGCATGGTGGCAGCCCCCGGTGCGAGGGGACCGTGGCCCTGCTGCGTGGCTGCGGATGAAGGCTCGGGCACGGCGCGGTGCCAGAtgcagggcagagccccaggcagccccTTGGCGTGAGGCTGGCacggagaggaggaggaggaggaggaggagaggaggaggaggaggaggaggaggaggaggaggaggagggtgacGTCAGGAGGTTATCGAGGTTGAGCCACGCTGTTTGTCCGACGCCCCGCGGCCATctggcagccagggcaggaTGAAGTCAGGCTGGATGATGCGCAGGGCAGGGTCTCATTTGAAACTCGTGGCCTCTGTTTTGCTGGCAGCTCGCGCTGGGGGGCAGCTTCACGGGGCTGAAACCTCCAAAAAACTGCCCCGACTCATCCAGTGCCAACAGCAACGGGGAGCACACGGCCGACCTGTCCCCCCCTCTGCAGGGGACATGGGCACTGCCACCAGTGGTGCCCGAGGGTCCCAggggggctgggctgtgccgcCCTCGGGAGGGGTCCCGCAGCTCCCAAGATTGCAAACACCGCGCACGATTccttgttgttattattttattttaattttttttttttttacaaaaaaaagacaccctTCTGGTCTGCCTTACAAAACAGATGTACACAAACctgtactagaaaaaaaaaaaaaaaagagttttcccagaagaaatgggaaataaCCGTGTATAAATATTCTCTCCGAGTTCTTAAAGCTTCGATTCCCGGTTCGCCTGCTCGGCGCTTCCTTTGGCGCGCGGCCCGGGGGTCCCGAGGGTCCCAGCACCTCGGCCGGGCCGCGCCGCTCACATCAGCTTCCAGGGAGTTGAGAGCCACGGGCCGTGCTCCACTAAAGGGCCCTTGTTGCCAGCACGTTGATGCCCCTTAGCTAAGTCACCGCTGACTTTCTTTTTTAGCcctagctaaaaaaaaaaaattaaaaaggccaACCCAAACCCCAAATTAAAAACGAAAACCCCTCTCTTTCGCTACCCACGTTCTACGTAGAGTCACAGAAGTCAAGGCACTCAGTCATGCGCCGAGCGGTAAAATTAGTGTCTGCTCCCGAAGTGTGTGAGCCTCTCAGAAATTGCACGTTACGGGTTTGGGCTTTGTGCCTTCACTCAGTTAACTCCTCGCTGTTCCTCGGCCCGGAGGAACGGGGCCGGGTGCTGCCGCCGGCCGCACGGGGCTCCCCTGGCCCGGCTGCCCGTGCCACCTGGCTCAGAAGTAGGAGGGCTTGAGCGCGGTGGTGTTGTTGTTGCTGGGGTAATGAGCCTGCATCAGCGGGACCTCGCACTCGGAGCCGCCCGAGAGCATCGCGGGCTCCGGCCCCTTGCGGCTGTGGGTGCCCAGGTCCCCGTTATCCAGGCAGGCTTTCACTCCTTCCAGCTCCAGCGGCCCCGCGTCCACCCCGCCGCCCGCGTGCGCCTTCGCCCGGCGGTGCCGGCGGTAATACGTGACCCCcgtcaccaccaccaccagcagcagcacggcggCCAGCGCGGGGACGATCATCAGGGTGAGGTTGTTGTCCTTGCCCTGGGTGACGGGCGAGTGCTGCTGGTGGGTCAGCTGCAAGGTGTGCGCCTCGACGCAGAActcctccttggagaccttCTCCCCCAGCGGCCCGACGCACACGCGGTAGGTGCAGTTGGGTCTCAGCGCCCGCACCGTGTACTCGGCGAGCGAGGCCGGCAAGCGGAGCATCACGGGTCGCTTGTCCGGCCCGGAGAGGTTTCGGTAGCTCAGCCGGATGCCCTTCAGCTGCGCTTTGGACTGGATGTAGTTTTGCAAGTCCACCTTCAGGGACGTGCTGCTCACCTGCGTGATGCTGATCCGCCGGCTCGGCGGCGGCGCCTGGGTGGCCGGGGACGGCGTCGTCCCCctcgcctcctcctcctcctcgcagtACGCCCCGGCGAAGCCCTGCGGGCACAGGCACTGCAGGTGGCTGCGCGCGTCCAGCTGGCAGGTGCCGCCGTTCAGGCACGTGCGCGGGGGGCAGATCTgcggcggggggctgctgggggccggggggacgCTGAAGGACACGGGCGCGGAGCTGCCGGGGGAGGCTCTGACCTGCGGGGTGGGAGCGGCGGTGCTGGGCTCCGGCGGGGGGCGGCTGCTGGTGGGGAGAGGCGCGGGGGGCCGCAGCGTGGTGGTGCGCAgcgtggtggtggtgctggtggtggtggtggtggtggtggggcaGCCGAAGTCGGCGTactgcaggtggtggaggagcttGCCGGAGTTTTTGGGGGGGAAGTGGCAGCGCGTCTCCTCGGGCCGCCGGAGGACCACGCTGCTGGAGTTCACCCACTGCACGAGCCAGCTCATCTGGCAGATGCAGTTGAAGGGGTTGCCGGCGGCCGTCACGGCCCGCAGCCTGGGGAAAAAGCCGGAGAAGTCCCGAGGGATGGTGTTGATGTTGAGGTTGCTGATGTCCAGCTCCTGGAGGTTGTGAAGGCTCTGGAAATCCTCTGCCGGCAGCTGGGAGATCTGGGCATTGCCGGCCAGGCTGAGCTTGGTGAGGCTCCCCAGGCGCCGCAGCACGGCCGGGACGCGCTCCAGCAGGTTGTTGGAGACGTCCAGCTCGTGGAGGTTGTTCTGGGGCTGGAAGAGCTCCTCGTCCAAGCTCGTCAGGCCCAGCCCCGCGATCTTCAGCGACTCGATGTTGACGGCGTGGAAGGCCCCGGGTGCGATAGCCGGGATCTTGTTCCAGCTGAtgtccagcagcaggaggttgGGCAGGTCGAGGGGGGGCACTGCCCAGAGCTGGTTGTTCTGCAGCTTCAGCTCCAGCAGGTTCTCCAGCGTGTCGAAGGCGGCGGCGTGGATGTGCTGGATCCTGTTCCTCTGCAGGTAGAGCCTCTCCAGCAGCCGCAGCCCGTGGAAGGTCTCGTTGGTGATCTCCTGCAGCTGGTTGGAGGACAGGTCCAAGTTGACGAGCTCCGTGAGGGGCTGGAAGATGTTCTTCTGGATGCTGGCGATCTTGTTTTGGGAGAGGTCCAGGAGCTGAAGGGCGGGCAGCCCCGTGAAGCTGTCCTCGCTGAGCATGGTGATGCCGTTCTCAAAGACGTACAGGGAGAGGGTGttggggggcagcccccggggcacGGTGTGGCCCCGTCTGGCGGCGCACAGGATGGTTTTGGGGTCCTGGCACTGGCAGCCAGCGGGACATGCCCGCGCCAGCTCCCCGGGGACCAAGAGCAGCAGCGTGCAAAGGACCAGCTGGTTCATGGTGTCAGCTCTGCGGGAGAGAGAGGTTTGCATGAGGATACGTGGAGCAAGCAGCGCCGCGAGCGCGGCTTCACACGCGAAACACCCGGCTGGTTTGGCGGTGCTGAGGGAGGGGCTGGCTCCACGCAGCTCCTGGGCCCCCGACCTGGCTCCTGGTGGGGCAGGGACAGCCAGGCTTGGGCACGCTGCTGTCCCCACCGCTGTCCCCACTGTCCCAGCACGGCACCACAGCCTCCCAGCCCCCGGCTGCCCACGCAGGAGGGACCAGCCCCTCGGCATCTCAccatcccctcctgccctgcccgggACACTCCAGCCCCAAAGTGACCATGGAAGAGCCCAAAAACCCCCTCTGCGGTCACGTCTCCCCGCCGCTGCTCCTGCCCGGGGCGTGAAGCAGCACACGAGCTGCCCACCCCAGCCAAAAGCTCTCCCTTTCCCCCAACCCCCCTGGATTTAGGGCCGTCGGTGTCCAcgcacccccagctcctccgtGCATGGTGTCCTGGCTCCGGCTCGAGGGGCTGCGTCCCCCGTGGGGCGAGGCGGCGGGGAAAGGGCCCCTCCTTCCCCCCGGCTCCTCTCGGCAGGGTGCAAACCAAACATGTGGGATGCGCCGCCTCCATCCCAGGACGCACCCGGCTCGGCCTCCGCCAGCGAAGGGGGTGGGAGCGCGCCCGCTTCCCGCACGCCGAGCAGGACTTAACCCTTTGCTTGTGCCGCACCGAGCTGCGCCCACGGGCAAaacccccccccgggacccctgCCCACGCTGTTGCTTTGCCCCCAAAATCGCTACAAGGTTCTGCTTTTTGGGGTGGGCACGTGGACCCCAGCGCCAGGGCGAAGTGTaaggcagggtttggggttttggggagggggggtgagTGCTTTGAGGGACCCGAATGGCTGCGCAGTCTCCAGTGCTTGGAATTGGAGCTGGTGGTGGCACCCCGAGGGGGCCTGGACTAATGAAACGCTGCCAGGGCAAGGCTGTGGGGCCGAAGGAAccggctgccccagccccatcaGGGAGGCTCAGGGTGCCGGGGACGTGGCCACGGGTGGCAGGAGGGCATCACAAAGCTGGGGAGGTGCTGAGAGGGGCGAGGAGCCACAAAACGCCCGCTGAtgggtgctgccagccccctccagcccctgcgTGCCGCATCGTGTCTGCGCGGGGAAGCAGGGAGAGGACAGCGCTGTGACCTTGGCTGCGGTCCCtttggcagagcagagccctcaGGAGGACAGGAGCCCCTGCCCGGTGCCGTTCTGCTGctcggggggcagcggggccacGTCCCCGGGATGCAgaggggggcacggggccaggCGGTGACCCCTCGGTGGGCTCAGCCCCTGgcggtgctccagccctctcatCTCCCAAATCCCTGGCTGCACGCTGCGACTTGGCGGCCCAGAAAGCTTCCTCTGTTGGCATCCCGGGTTCTGGCACAGCACCGGCCTCGTCGGGACACGGAGCCCCCGTCCCGCTGGCGTGGGCAGGCAGAGGACCGAGGGGAGGAAGCTCTGGGTGTGCGAGGCCgtggcagcccctgctccagcccctctgTGCCAGGGGCCCCGGGGACAGACGTCCCGCCTCGTGTCCTTGCCTAGGACGTGGCTGGCTCGTCTCTCAGCCCCGTCTTTCAGCCCTTTTAATGCCAGCCCTAATTAGTGCTGGCGAGGGGTTGCAGCAGGGCCGTGCTTTCTCCGCCACCCCACTGCCGGCGCTCTGCAGGCCCTAGGGGTGCCGcggcccccgcagccccttccccagcacctcctcccctcctgccgAGCCGCTCCGAGCTGTTAATAGCTTCAGGCAAATAAAACCCCCGCGGCGTGCGAGGGGCCCCCGCCGTGTGCGGGGGGCTACCGGGTCGCGCAGCAGCACGCGCCGGCTGCCCCGGCCGCCCCTCCGCCGTGGGGGGCCCCGGCCGAGCCTCACCGGCGGCACAGCACGGCCCCAAAAGCGCAGGGGGGGTGACACCGACACCCAGGGGCATCTCTGTGATGGtgcccccccaccaccacccgcACAGGGTTAAGGCGGCGGCCGGCTTGTGGCCCGGTCTCGGGGTGCGCCCGAGGGTGGGGTGCACCCGCGCCGCTGGGCAGGGTCACCGCAGCGCCTGAGTCACTtggcctggggacagcagcacggGGAGGAGCCGCTCCGTGGCCATGGGGTCACCGTCACCATGCCCCCGCCTTGTCCCATCGGGTGGGTGGCTCTGCCAGGGGCAGCTGCGCCCCGCGCACTGCGGTCAAGCACGATGGATGAGCTAAAGAATGTGTCGTATAGCCTCAATAAGGGGTTTTGGGGACACTTGGGGTGTTaagggggctggggacagctctgGCACCGCTGCGTGAGCCCGTGGGGGGTTTGGTGCCAGGTGAGTGGCTACAGGAGTGCGAGGCTGCCGGTGACACCTTGGGGACCTGGCTGCCCCTGGGAGCGAGGAGCCAGCCAAGAGCCCTGCACCAACCTTAGGACTGAGCGGGGAACAGGGGCACCCCGAGacagccccagcagtgccaggacagCCTGGGGGCCGGCGCAGCGTGTGGCCGTGCCAGGCCACCCGGGTGGGCAGCGCcgggtgctggtggtgcaggagctcggggctgggagcggggtTTTGCAATGCCAGGGTCGGGTTTCGCTGACGTGTCCCATGCTGCAACCAGCTGCTGACTC comes from Anas acuta chromosome 15, bAnaAcu1.1, whole genome shotgun sequence and encodes:
- the VASN gene encoding vasorin isoform X2; protein product: MNQLVLCTLLLLVPGELARACPAGCQCQDPKTILCAARRGHTVPRGLPPNTLSLYVFENGITMLSEDSFTGLPALQLLDLSQNKIASIQKNIFQPLTELVNLDLSSNQLQEITNETFHGLRLLERLYLQRNRIQHIHAAAFDTLENLLELKLQNNQLWAVPPLDLPNLLLLDISWNKIPAIAPGAFHAVNIESLKIAGLGLTSLDEELFQPQNNLHELDVSNNLLERVPAVLRRLGSLTKLSLAGNAQISQLPAEDFQSLHNLQELDISNLNINTIPRDFSGFFPRLRAVTAAGNPFNCICQMSWLVQWVNSSSVVLRRPEETRCHFPPKNSGKLLHHLQYADFGCPTTTTTTTSTTTTLRTTTLRPPAPLPTSSRPPPEPSTAAPTPQVRASPGSSAPVSFSVPPAPSSPPPQICPPRTCLNGGTCQLDARSHLQCLCPQGFAGAYCEEEEEARGTTPSPATQAPPPSRRISITQVSSTSLKVDLQNYIQSKAQLKGIRLSYRNLSGPDKRPVMLRLPASLAEYTVRALRPNCTYRVCVGPLGEKVSKEEFCVEAHTLQLTHQQHSPVTQGKDNNLTLMIVPALAAVLLLVVVVTGVTYYRRHRRAKAHAGGGVDAGPLELEGVKACLDNGDLGTHSRKGPEPAMLSGGSECEVPLMQAHYPSNNNTTALKPSYF
- the VASN gene encoding vasorin isoform X1, which codes for MEAAHPTCLVCTLPRGAGGKEGPFPRRLAPRGTQPLEPEPGHHARRSWGADTMNQLVLCTLLLLVPGELARACPAGCQCQDPKTILCAARRGHTVPRGLPPNTLSLYVFENGITMLSEDSFTGLPALQLLDLSQNKIASIQKNIFQPLTELVNLDLSSNQLQEITNETFHGLRLLERLYLQRNRIQHIHAAAFDTLENLLELKLQNNQLWAVPPLDLPNLLLLDISWNKIPAIAPGAFHAVNIESLKIAGLGLTSLDEELFQPQNNLHELDVSNNLLERVPAVLRRLGSLTKLSLAGNAQISQLPAEDFQSLHNLQELDISNLNINTIPRDFSGFFPRLRAVTAAGNPFNCICQMSWLVQWVNSSSVVLRRPEETRCHFPPKNSGKLLHHLQYADFGCPTTTTTTTSTTTTLRTTTLRPPAPLPTSSRPPPEPSTAAPTPQVRASPGSSAPVSFSVPPAPSSPPPQICPPRTCLNGGTCQLDARSHLQCLCPQGFAGAYCEEEEEARGTTPSPATQAPPPSRRISITQVSSTSLKVDLQNYIQSKAQLKGIRLSYRNLSGPDKRPVMLRLPASLAEYTVRALRPNCTYRVCVGPLGEKVSKEEFCVEAHTLQLTHQQHSPVTQGKDNNLTLMIVPALAAVLLLVVVVTGVTYYRRHRRAKAHAGGGVDAGPLELEGVKACLDNGDLGTHSRKGPEPAMLSGGSECEVPLMQAHYPSNNNTTALKPSYF